From Octopus sinensis linkage group LG14, ASM634580v1, whole genome shotgun sequence:
tttcccgaaaatttttttatcctatatcaattatatgtatgtatatatatatatacatatatatatatatatatacacacacacatatacaaagaaaaaggaggtagtcagaattttggataaacatttattatttggagAATTGCCTGATAATTATCTGAAATAAGATGTAAGCaccaaataaataattatccaaaattttgacatcttcctttttctttatacACAAAATTTATACACCACTCAAaataatctatacatacacacatatatacacacacacatatacatacatacatacatatatacacacacactcatatatgtgtatatacacacatatacatttatatatgtagattgtCAGAAGTTACAAAGTGATTCACAGGAAGAGAGTTTTGTGTATACCActtatcctacacacacacacacacacacagaggcagatggcaaacgtacacacacgtcTGTTTGCATTTTTAGCTCTGACTTGGATTCATTTAAAAAAGTTAAGCTGCAAAGAAGTTTTGGTTGAGGGGGGGAACTtcgttggggtggggtggggggacgtGGAAATGTTCTGTACAAAATATAAAGGGCCCACCAGGACCCTACTTTTAAAAATGAGATGGGAAGAGAAGCAAGGGATGGCTGCCTCAACTTCACGCTTTTGGAGACTTGTTTTTGTGAAATAATGTCCTGacagtgatgtggtggtggtgacggtggtggtgataacgaGTACTAATGAAATAATTAACACACATAATTAATAAAGTGTTTCAAGAAAAATATCTGTgttgaaaaagaaattaagaaaaaaaaaaaagggtctctGAAGACTGGGAGAGGCATGCTAGCTTTAGGGATTTGAACAGATGATGAAGGGGCCAGAATATATGAGAAAATGGGAGATTTAAAGAAGATTAAATAGCAGAGATATTAAACTTAACCCCTTCACAATCCACAATTAATTAAAGGGCCAATACATAATGAGGGTCCAGTTAACGATTAGcagatgttttacacacacatgcacaaactgtAGAAGATTCTAGTTTAATCACTGGATAATTTCTCCAGATAAAATTGTAGTTTTGGTGAATTGTACAACTGGGGTTGAGTGTCTTGTTTAAGGGCACAACCTCCTGAATGATGCCCTTGTTTAATCCACTCAACCACTGTACAGTAGGTCCCCACAAATCTTATTTACTGTTTGTGGCTTTAATTGAcccctttaaatatataaatcttcaaCTAAACCCAGATGCAGTGACTCCCAACATAGACGGATGTCCCAAGAACCCTTCATTCGCAATGGAGAAGTGTTTCCAGCATGCAACCCAATTCTGAATGGAATGGAAATTTGCTCTCAAGAAGATTTTTCCTTGAGGGAGACTGTCCTCAGGGCCAAGAGCTCTCCAGAAGTTTTAAACCCCAAATCaacacaaaatgaaaccattttaCAACAGGATTTCTGTCTTTTGAGGTAGCCATAGCAACAACCAAGATTCCAGCATCAACATGGGAAATGTAGATAATTCTCAAATCTTGAAGGGTCATTAAGGGTCAATGTTTATCTCTTGCTTTTCAGGAGAGAAGTGATTGATATTTATTTAGCCACTTACCAGACATAACTGAGGCAATGGAGATTAACACCAGATCTCCTGGGAATATTACCTGTGAGAGGCTGGCGTCTTATCCAGGAAGGGATTTATCTCTCATCTCCCCAGTGGCGTTTCTGCTCGAAGCATTTAATCTATATTACCTCAGCTCCTGACAGCTAGACAAACTGTGGTAATGTGTTCTGTCCAGAAATACAACAGACTAAACTCAATACCTCCCTGTATTGGCAACTtattaccctaaccacttagccacctCACTTTTACATTTGGACACGAATAAGAGGAGTCAGTGAGGGTGCAAAACAGGAACAGGGTGGAGAAATAAGACAACTGTATGCCTGAGAGGTCGTTGTTTAATGCAAGGTTAGCCATGGTCCAGTAGACCTATAATCAATCTAATGTTtggggaatttggtagatggaaccaaCACGGAAGCTCATTGCCTGTAGAACTAATAACCGTTATGGTTCCACACTATTCATTGAGGCCATGACCGTCCCATGTCCCTTTCCTTTTTAAAGACAGAAGAGTGTCATGAATgacatttgactgctgtttccagCAAGTCAAATGATCACTCAGTGCCACTGATGGGCATAAGTTTGCTCGAGTTGAAGGGGTCACACGCAGACAATGGTATTAAACATCATTATCGTTGGGAAATCACAGCTTACAGGGAAATCTACCCTGGTCTTAATCCATACCCTCAGCAAGACATAGGAGACCCAGAGGAAGTTATAAGGGACTTACAAGAAGTTAGTTTCAAGGATCAGATTAAAACTATAAGGTCAGAGAATCCCAAGAAACAGGTCATCAGTGTGTACTGGTCCTTGAGAAGGGTTAACACATCACACAAATCCCTAAGACCCTGACAGTAACTTCTGTCCCCGTTAGATATTCCAAGCTTTTATTTCCCCTCATTTCACTGTAGTCGGACCCTTAAAAGGGTTGACATGCCACATGAATCTTGCGTAAAGTCTAGCAGGACAGGGACTTCTTTCCCTTCCAGTCATTCAAAGTCAGTTCTCCCTGACTGTGGTTTTCATTAGACATCAGGTAGGGACCGGGAAAGGGAGGACGTCGTTAATCAGCTTATCCACATCGTTTTAATTAGATGACAAATTAATTGCTATGTTTAATTGTTCAATGATTTTAACGTCGACATTCAGAACCCTGGACAAACATTGTCATCGACACAGCCTGGCCAGAGATACAAACATCAGTTCAAATTAGTCAGTAGAGTAAATAGactagtgtagtagtagtagtcggtaTGGTACAGGGGTTATAGTACTGTACAGTATAGAAGTAGTAGTGCTGTAGAGTGAAGTTATAGTAGAGTTGTGGAGTACAGTCTGTAGAATATAGTAGTACTGTACGGTACGGGACTGTACTGGCAATAATAGTGTCCAACATAAAACTGTTTGCTGCAACAATAGTTTCTCTCTTGAACCATGGGATTACCGTAGCAGTAGAGTGTGGTGTGGTCAGTGTAGCCATGtgttgtggttttggtagtggcgTGCATCATAATGTTGTGTGATTATGGCTGGGAGTGTGGGCTATAGTATGGTTACTGCAGTAGTGTGTGTTGTTATTGTAGCAGTGTTGGTTACTGTAGTGGTGCGTTGTAGCACACCGTGGCCACTGTAGCAGTATGGTGTATAGTGTAGTTGCTGTAGTAGTATGTGTTGTAGTGTTGCTACTCTGCCAATGTACACTTGTCAAGTAGTTCACGATGTAGCTACtgtggtagtatatatatgtacatatataatgtttcGTAAGTGTGGTGTCCCACAGTTAGCCACCGCAACAGTATAGCATGTGTGATATGTTGCACTATGTCACTACTGCAGCACAGTTTAGGATGTAGTATATGGTGTGCAGTGTATCGCAACAGTATGCAACATAGTGTTCAGTTCGTTGCACCATGTGACAACTGCTGCAACGGTATAAAGTGTGTGGGGTTTCATCAGAATGCAACTAACAGAGGTGCAGGTTTGGGTTGCATGTTGTGTGCACTGCGGCTATTGGGTGCCGCAGCAGTCTGTAAGAGAGGTTGTAACAATGATGCATCTTACTGCATCATGgattgtatgttgtgtgtagctTCTTGTGTTTCCATCTTTGGTTGGTCGACTGCGTAGCCCTGCGCGTTGGCCCAACCCGCGGTCCAGCCGGCGATTTGAAAGCCAGCCGGCCaggtgaagtggttggcgttggcCATCACAGTCGGCTGCTGCAGCACCATTTGATGCGAGTAATCCGTCGGCATGGAAGCTGGGCTGACAAATGTCGAGGGGATCGTTTGTGCCATTAGGGGCTGCCTCAGTGCAGTCACCACCGGCTGGGAAATCACCTGGTGCACATTTGGTGGCacttgttgatgctgttgctgctgttgatggtgatggtggtggtgttgctgtggGCTTGGCTGCTGCAGCGGTGAGCTCGACATTATGGGCGAAGCCTGGGGTTCCTGTTGCTGCATCATCTGCTGCGGCTGCTGCGGTTGCTCTTGATGCATAATCTGTTGCTGCTGGTCTTGTGAGTGCATcatctgctgttgctgttgttgttgctgctgctggtccTGTGGGTGCATaatctgttgctgttgttcttgtgcGTGCATAATTTGTTGCTGTTGGTCCTGGGGGTGCAtaatctgctgctgctgttggtctTGCTGCAGCtcgtgttgctgctgctgcagcatgTGTTGCTGTTGCATcatctgttgctgctgttgttgttgatggtgctgctgatgctgttgctgctgctgctcttgcatCATCTGCTGTTCCTCCTGTTTCAACAacttgtgctgctgctgctgttgttgttgttgctgctgctgttgttcccgTGATCGGTGTGGAGACTGCGATGAAGACGACGTCGACGAGGGTGACGTCGGTGCATCACCAGCATGCATCTTTACGCCGGCGACACGCTGCAGCTCCTCCGGGGACATCTTCACATCTGccgactcctcctcctccccctggCTGCTGTACTCAACCTTCACCTCGGGCAGACACTCCGGGTTGCTGTCTCTGcggacatggtggtggtggtgatgatgatggtgtggatgCGGGTGCTGATGaaggtggggatggtggtgatgatggtggtggtgatggtgatgtggatGTGGGTGcggatgatgaggatggtggtggtggtgatgatggtggtggtgatggtggtggggcagcttggtttggttgtggtggttgcaCCCGGCATTCGGtgcaccgttgttgttgttgttgcagttatggCTCTCGGCGTTGCAGCCGTGATTATCTGCATTGCAGCTGTGGTTATCGGTTCCGCAGTTGTGATTATCTGTGTTGCATCCGTGGTTATCAACCCCACAGCTGCTGTTGTCAGCCACGCCCACGCACGCGACGGCAGCCCCAGCTGGGGCACCCGCAATGTGAGTACGCTCGTGCTTGGTAAGATGGTCCTTACGTGAGTACGCCTTCGAGCACGTTGTGCACTGAAACGGTTTCTCCCCGCTGTGTGTGCGCTGGTGCTTCTTTAAGTGGTCCTTCCTGGAGAATGCTTTGCTACAAACGCCACACTGGAAGGGCCTCTCCCCTGTATGGGTCCGCTGGTGTTTATTCAGATGATCCTTACGTGAAAAGGTCTTCTGACAAACTCCACACAAATACAGTTTCTCTCGCACCATAAATGCAGAGCGCCGAGAGCGAGAGGTGCGCCGTTTGCCAGTGCTGTTACTTCCACCCACCCTGTAGTTCTTGTCAGtgtcatcatcgtcttcttcCCCTTCGCCAGACTCAAAGGTGTCGTTGTGGTGTACCCTCTCATGATTCTTCAAACGGTCCCTCTGAGAGAACGATTTCTCGCAGAACGAACAACCGTACGGCCTCTCGCCGGTGTGCGTACGCTCGTGGTTCTTCAGCTTGTCGCGCTGTGCGAACGCTTTACCGCACTCCTGGCAGTAGAAGTGCTTCTCGGCCTCGGGGGCCTGCTGGTGCCGGGTCAGGTACGCTCGCAATGTGAAACCTTTGCGACACACTTCGCATCGGTAGGGCTTCTTGTTGGCGCTGCTGTCGCCCATCTCGATGATCTGCTTGGGTGGCTGTAATAGCACTGGTGCCTCCTCTTCAGGGTGACCATTCTGATGTGCTGTGTACATCACTGCTTCTTCCGAATTGTGTGGCATTTTAGATCAAactactcataaatatatataaatataactaaagACTGGTATTGTTGTAGATGTATTGTTGTCTGGCATTTGATatgtaataattattgttgttgttgttgttgttgttgtcttaattagggttcttttcttatttccttcTTCTCTGTGCACTCATTTAAGGGCCAGGCCACTGCCATCTATTTGCTCTGCTTGGATAAAATAAATCTGCTTcaacacatgcctacatacagaGCGACAAAGGTAGGAAGATAGTCCTTGcagtaaatatgtttatacaaacGGTAGCAGCACCAAAGTGTTGTTTTTGATGCTATTTTCTCGATTGTCTATTTTTCCTTCATGGCAACAGGATCTATCGTTGCACAGGGAAACCGAAGAACTGTCAACAGGATGTGACaggaataacaacaccaacaacaatgatgatgaaagcaaaAGATGGTTAGTGTTTCTTCAAGTTGTCATCACGAGGTGACGATGAAGAAGAGTTGAAGATAGAATTTCTGGCAGGTCCACTGTGGAATCCAAATGCTTTATCTTCCATGAAGTGGGTGAGGACAGTGAGACATCTGAAAATAAAGCAAAGAATAAATGTCAGAACCAAGAAAGATAACAGAAAGAAACTGTAAAATTtgttaacaacgacaacaacaacatggttTGGTACTTAATGATTTTGTTAATTGCTTCAACCCAAACCAACCAAAGCATGACCAGAGATTAACACTTTTGCTACcaaatttctatagaaattatattctttgtttcaattaacgttgaaaataacgaagaattcaaTGAAATAACTTCGTCGtaattaagcctttagcatttggatgattctgtcaaatgtatggctcctttattcaaattgttttctgTTAATCAAGCATTAcaatgtagctttgagattttgacgaGGTGATTGTTTACTTatcgaatgacattgtaggataggtctgagaggccagatccagccAGTTTCAGCAAAAAATCAGGTAAAACATTTGGACTGGGTATGGATGGTCTAAATGCTAAACGGTCAAGCTGgtgtctggaacataaattaacaggaaattctGGTGTAAagctttaatttatattattttcaaacagaaaGTTGGTGCCATAGAGAATGTGCCAGAAGCATTTCACGGTCTCCCTCTCACTGTTTTCCTCATGATTTAATCTTTGTGCCTTAGAACAGGTCATTGTTGTGAAGATCaaacatccatctatctattctattATTGAAATATTCATAACTGAATTCccaaatttctttgtaaaattttGTAACGATGTGttcgccctgatgcagtacccggcagtggctctcatggcttctcatcttaactgattggaagtgttatcatgtacattgttttgtcttggtgtaaaagatgggctacagtaaatattctgctcaataccacagatttgcttgtcggttgtttgatcttaaccagttgagcatgtcccttagtggctgacgatatgtgcatctctgaccacgagcagaagtagtgggggagcatcatagccatgtgttgaaaggaattcttgggggtttggataattcacctctggaaacatgggtgtttcattcaacatccttaaacaacccttattcagggaccttttgagtgggatgggttactcgacaagaagaaaattctaaccgggccccacctgcaaggtcatgtgctgtttatcttgatatgagatcaccatgtcgcgcacatgtggctgtgatgcatgtgcattaaagttatgatgctgatgatgatgatgagtgcacAGACACAGATTCTAGGATCTGAATGTCAGGCTGGTAAGAATtcagatgatgtgtgtgtgcgcacgcgcatgcatacatgcatgtgtatgtataaatataaatggtaGTCTCTCAAATGCAGGAAGGACAGTTCAGCCATTTCTTGCAGAACAATCAGCACAGATAATTTGTTTcgccctttaacatttaaaccagcccctgttttatgtttaaaccagccagattgggcctctcacacctaccctacaatgtcattctaaaaacaaacaatcgcatcatcaaaatctcgaagctacaagataatgtatgattaattaaaaacaatgtgaataaacaaacattatatttgaCCGAATGGTCAGAGTTAGAGTGGTCAAAGGTTTGTGCTGCACCTGAGCTCACTCTGTCCATCGAATCGATataacaggtgcatggtgtaccatGGGTcagatgtggaagcactccgtcggttacgacgacgagggttccagttgatccgaatcaacggaacagcttgctcgtgaaattaacatgtaagtggctgagcactccacagacacgtgtacccttaacgtagttctcggggatattcagcgtgacacagagagtgacaaggccggccctttgaaatacaggtacaacagaaacaggaagtaagagtgagagaaagttgtggtgaaagagtacagcagggatcaccaccatcccctgccggagcctcgtggagcttttaggtgttttcgctcaataaacactcacaacgcccggtctgggaatcgaaaccgcgagtccgctgccctaaccactgggccattgtgcctccaccatgGGTCAGATATTGAAGTAAACAAAGAACAACAtgtgatgaagtgttttgctcaagagtacaACACACTGCCTAATCCTGGAATAGAAACCACAACTTTTCAATCATGAGGgcattaccctaaccactaggccatacactttcacaaatgtgtatgtgtgtgtgcatgtgtgtgtttgaaaatttgtttttcaGCCACAATCTGTCGGGTCTACTCCCTCTCTTAGTTGAGGTCCTTATCTTGCGAGTTTGTGGGGAACtggagccacataaaaagcacctgtgctggtgccacata
This genomic window contains:
- the LOC115219442 gene encoding replication initiator 1-like isoform X1; translation: MPHNSEEAVMYTAHQNGHPEEEAPVLLQPPKQIIEMGDSSANKKPYRCEVCRKGFTLRAYLTRHQQAPEAEKHFYCQECGKAFAQRDKLKNHERTHTGERPYGCSFCEKSFSQRDRLKNHERVHHNDTFESGEGEEDDDDTDKNYRVGGSNSTGKRRTSRSRRSAFMVREKLYLCGVCQKTFSRKDHLNKHQRTHTGERPFQCGVCSKAFSRKDHLKKHQRTHSGEKPFQCTTCSKAYSRKDHLTKHERTHIAGAPAGAAVACVGVADNSSCGVDNHGCNTDNHNCGTDNHSCNADNHGCNAESHNCNNNNNGAPNAGCNHHNQTKLPHHHHHHHHHHHHHPHHPHPHPHHHHHHHHHHHPHLHQHPHPHHHHHHHHHVRRDSNPECLPEVKVEYSSQGEEEESADVKMSPEELQRVAGVKMHAGDAPTSPSSTSSSSQSPHRSREQQQQQQQQQQQAAAATASAAPSTTTAATDDATATHAAAAATRAAARPTAAADYAPPGPTATNYARTRTTATDYAPTGPAAATTTATADDALTRPAATDYASRATAAAAADDAATGTPGFAHNVELTAAAAKPTATPPPSPSTAATASTSATKCAPGDFPAGGDCTEAAPNGTNDPLDICQPSFHADGLLASNGAAAADCDGQRQPLHLAGWLSNRRLDRGLGQRAGLRSRPTKDGNTRSYTQHTIHDAVRCIIVTTSLTDCCGTQ
- the LOC115219442 gene encoding zinc finger protein squeeze-like isoform X4, encoding MPHNSEEAVMYTAHQNGHPEEEAPVLLQPPKQIIEMGDSSANKKPYRCEVCRKGFTLRAYLTRHQQAPEAEKHFYCQECGKAFAQRDKLKNHERTHTGERPYGCSFCEKSFSQRDRLKNHERVHHNDTFESGEGEEDDDDTDKNYRVGGSNSTGKRRTSRSRRSAFMVREKLYLCGVCQKTFSRKDHLNKHQRTHTGERPFQCGVCSKAFSRKDHLKKHQRTHSGEKPFQCTTCSKAYSRKDHLTKHERTHIAGAPAGAAVACVGVADNSSCGVDNHGCNTDNHNCGTDNHSCNADNHGCNAESHNCNNNNNGAPNAGCNHHNQTKLPHHHHHHHHHHHHHPHHPHPHPHHHHHHHHHVRRDSNPECLPEVKVEYSSQGEEEESADVKMSPEELQRVAGVKMHAGDAPTSPSSTSSSSQSPHRSREQQQQQQQQQQQAAAATASAAPSTTTAATDDATATHAAAAATRAAARPTAAADYAPPGPTATNYARTRTTATDYAPTGPAAATTTATADDALTRPAATDYASRATAAAAADDAATGTPGFAHNVELTAAAAKPTATPPPSPSTAATASTSATKCAPGDFPAGGDCTEAAPNGTNDPLDICQPSFHADGLLASNGAAAADCDGQRQPLHLAGWLSNRRLDRGLGQRAGLRSRPTKDGNTRSYTQHTIHDAVRCIIVTTSLTDCCGTQ
- the LOC115219442 gene encoding zinc finger protein 252-like isoform X3; this encodes MPHNSEEAVMYTAHQNGHPEEEAPVLLQPPKQIIEMGDSSANKKPYRCEVCRKGFTLRAYLTRHQQAPEAEKHFYCQECGKAFAQRDKLKNHERTHTGERPYGCSFCEKSFSQRDRLKNHERVHHNDTFESGEGEEDDDDTDKNYRVGGSNSTGKRRTSRSRRSAFMVREKLYLCGVCQKTFSRKDHLNKHQRTHTGERPFQCGVCSKAFSRKDHLKKHQRTHSGEKPFQCTTCSKAYSRKDHLTKHERTHIAGAPAGAAVACVGVADNSSCGVDNHGCNTDNHNCGTDNHSCNADNHGCNAESHNCNNNNNGAPNAGCNHHNQTKLPHHHHHHHHHHHHHPHHPHPHPHHHHHHHHHHHPHLHQHPHPHHHHHHHHHVRRDSNPECLPEVKVEYSSQGEEEESADVKMSPEELQRVAGVKMHAGDAPTSPSSTSSSSQSPHRSREQQQQQQQQQQQEQQQQQHQQHHQQQQQQQMMQQQHMLQQQQHELQQDQQQQQIMHPQDQQQQIMHAQEQQQQIMHPQDQQQQQQQQQQMMHSQDQQQQIMHQEQPQQPQQMMQQQEPQASPIMSSSPLQQPSPQQHHHHHHQQQQQHQQVPPNVHQVISQPVVTALRQPLMAQTIPSTFVSPASMPTDYSHQMVLQQPTVMANANHFTWPAGFQIAGWTAGWANAQGYAVDQPKMETQEATHNIQSMMQ
- the LOC115219442 gene encoding zinc finger protein 252-like isoform X2, with amino-acid sequence MPHNSEEAVMYTAHQNGHPEEEAPVLLQPPKQIIEMGDSSANKKPYRCEVCRKGFTLRAYLTRHQQAPEAEKHFYCQECGKAFAQRDKLKNHERTHTGERPYGCSFCEKSFSQRDRLKNHERVHHNDTFESGEGEEDDDDTDKNYRVGGSNSTGKRRTSRSRRSAFMVREKLYLCGVCQKTFSRKDHLNKHQRTHTGERPFQCGVCSKAFSRKDHLKKHQRTHSGEKPFQCTTCSKAYSRKDHLTKHERTHIAGAPAGAAVACVGVADNSSCGVDNHGCNTDNHNCGTDNHSCNADNHGCNAESHNCNNNNNGAPNAGCNHHNQTKLPHHHHHHHHHHHHHPHHPHPHPHHHHHHHHHHHPHLHQHPHPHHHHHHHHHVRRDSNPECLPEVKVEYSSQGEEEESADVKMSPEELQRVAGVKMHAGDAPTSPSSTSSSSQSPHRSREQQQQQQQQQQQQHKLLKQEEQQMMQEQQQQQHQQHHQQQQQQQMMQQQHMLQQQQHELQQDQQQQQIMHPQDQQQQIMHAQEQQQQIMHPQDQQQQQQQQQQMMHSQDQQQQIMHQEQPQQPQQMMQQQEPQASPIMSSSPLQQPSPQQHHHHHHQQQQQHQQVPPNVHQVISQPVVTALRQPLMAQTIPSTFVSPASMPTDYSHQMVLQQPTVMANANHFTWPAGFQIAGWTAGWANAQGYAVDQPKMETQEATHNIQSMMQ